One genomic region from Croceicoccus sp. YJ47 encodes:
- a CDS encoding ScpA family protein produces the protein MNDTPSPAPLFSEAGWDAQAPADAEDAARLYIELDNWEGPLDLLLDLARRQKVDLRTISILELTDQYLEYIDTAGALKLELAADYLVMAAWLAYLKSALLLPKAEQEDPSPEELALRLQLRLQRLAAMREAAARLMARDRLGRDNFLRGAPEGLRVMKRKAWQCEWFDIVHAYGQVKARTAPVVHMVKDRAVMTLESALSRVSAMLGVAIDWMELRQFLPPHADPQLRRSALASSFAAALELAKQGKADLRQDTAFGPLSLRSAER, from the coding sequence GTGAACGACACCCCGTCCCCGGCGCCGCTGTTCAGCGAGGCGGGGTGGGACGCGCAGGCGCCCGCCGATGCGGAGGACGCCGCGCGGCTTTATATCGAGCTCGACAACTGGGAGGGACCGCTCGACCTGCTGCTCGATCTCGCGCGGCGGCAGAAGGTCGATCTGCGCACGATCTCGATCCTGGAACTGACCGATCAATATCTGGAATATATCGACACGGCGGGCGCGCTGAAACTCGAACTGGCGGCGGATTATCTCGTGATGGCGGCGTGGCTGGCCTATCTCAAATCCGCGCTGCTGCTGCCCAAGGCGGAGCAGGAGGATCCGAGTCCCGAGGAGCTGGCCCTGCGGCTCCAGTTGCGGTTGCAGCGGCTCGCGGCGATGCGGGAGGCGGCGGCGCGGCTCATGGCGCGCGACCGGCTGGGGCGCGATAATTTCCTGCGCGGCGCGCCCGAAGGGCTGCGCGTGATGAAGCGCAAGGCCTGGCAATGCGAATGGTTCGACATCGTCCACGCCTACGGGCAGGTGAAGGCCCGCACCGCGCCCGTCGTCCACATGGTGAAGGACCGCGCGGTCATGACACTGGAAAGCGCGCTGTCGCGGGTGTCGGCCATGCTGGGCGTGGCGATCGACTGGATGGAACTGCGCCAATTCCTGCCCCCGCATGCCGACCCGCAATTGCGCCGCTCCGCTTTGGCGAGCAGCTTTGCCGCCGCGCTCGAACTTGCAAAACAAGGCAAGGCCGACCTGCGTCAGGATACGGCGTTCGGCCCCCTCAGCCTGCGCAGCGCCGAACGGTAG
- a CDS encoding twin-arginine translocase subunit TatB, which yields MFDIGAFELLIIIGAAVFVIGPKDMPLAMRTAGRWIGKLRKVTGHFRAGIDAMVRDAELSDMEDEWKRRNAEIMARHPEAARDPGSETPPPAPLGLSGTAAADDDAGPQMEPLNPPAPPPPPASTASDDPNARETRG from the coding sequence ATGTTCGATATCGGTGCTTTTGAACTGCTGATCATCATCGGCGCGGCGGTGTTTGTCATCGGGCCGAAGGACATGCCGCTCGCCATGCGGACCGCGGGCCGCTGGATCGGGAAGCTGCGCAAGGTGACCGGCCATTTCCGCGCCGGGATCGATGCGATGGTCCGCGACGCGGAATTGTCCGACATGGAGGATGAGTGGAAGCGGCGGAATGCCGAGATCATGGCCCGCCACCCCGAAGCCGCGCGTGATCCGGGGTCCGAAACGCCGCCTCCTGCGCCCCTGGGCTTGAGCGGCACCGCCGCGGCGGACGACGACGCCGGCCCGCAGATGGAGCCGCTCAACCCGCCCGCGCCCCCGCCACCACCGGCAAGCACCGCATCGGATGATCCGAACGCGCGCGAAACGCGGGGCTGA
- the tatA gene encoding twin-arginine translocase TatA/TatE family subunit — protein sequence MNVGPWQLLIVAVLILVLFGRGRISEMMGDFGKGIKSFKQGMNEEERKDAARIEQRSEAAPTPAPPVTPAPTATPAPAPGRSAPVSAPADPNASEPKA from the coding sequence GTGAATGTCGGTCCCTGGCAATTGCTGATCGTCGCTGTCCTGATCCTCGTCCTGTTCGGGCGGGGACGCATATCCGAAATGATGGGTGATTTCGGCAAGGGCATCAAAAGCTTCAAGCAAGGCATGAACGAGGAAGAGCGCAAGGACGCCGCCCGGATCGAGCAGCGCAGCGAGGCCGCGCCCACCCCCGCGCCGCCGGTAACGCCGGCGCCGACCGCGACGCCCGCCCCCGCACCGGGCAGATCGGCGCCGGTTTCCGCACCCGCCGATCCGAACGCGTCCGAACCCAAGGCGTGA
- the scpB gene encoding SMC-Scp complex subunit ScpB — protein MARPDLVRGVEAVLFAATEPMSVQDIAEHLGGEDVTPALRELEAHYEGRGIELVRRGQHWHFQTAADLASLLRREREEVRRLSRAATECLAIIAYHEPVSRAEIRSIRGVQTAKGTLDVLMEAGWIRAAGRREVPGRPVIYATTPAFLTHFGLQSRRDLPGLAELRAAGLLDPVEEAMERAMGERAMGEREAGDGDDAGDGGNIGRTDPNARTAALDNDGESA, from the coding sequence GTGGCGCGGCCCGATCTCGTGCGCGGGGTGGAGGCGGTGCTGTTCGCCGCAACAGAACCGATGAGCGTGCAGGACATAGCCGAGCATCTGGGCGGCGAGGATGTCACGCCCGCGCTGCGCGAATTGGAGGCGCATTACGAAGGGCGCGGGATCGAGCTGGTCCGGCGCGGGCAGCACTGGCATTTTCAGACCGCCGCCGATCTCGCCTCGCTGCTGCGTCGCGAGCGCGAGGAGGTACGCCGCCTGTCGCGCGCGGCGACCGAATGCCTCGCCATCATCGCCTATCACGAACCGGTCAGCCGGGCGGAAATCAGATCGATCCGCGGCGTGCAGACGGCGAAGGGCACGCTCGATGTCTTGATGGAGGCGGGCTGGATCCGGGCGGCCGGGCGGCGCGAGGTGCCGGGCCGACCGGTGATCTACGCAACGACGCCCGCGTTCCTCACCCATTTCGGCCTCCAGAGCCGCCGCGACCTGCCGGGCCTCGCCGAATTGCGCGCCGCGGGCCTGCTCGACCCGGTGGAGGAGGCGATGGAGCGGGCGATGGGGGAACGCGCGATGGGGGAACGCGAAGCGGGCGACGGTGACGACGCCGGTGATGGGGGCAATATCGGGCGAACCGATCCGAATGCCCGCACGGCAGCACTGGATAATGACGGCGAAAGCGCCTAG
- the nagZ gene encoding beta-N-acetylhexosaminidase, giving the protein MTPAIFALSGLALTDDERDFLREADPAGYILFGRNCESPAQMRALTDALRSLHGRDDLFITIDQEGGRVARMKPPVWPAYPAGAVFDRLYDIAPMSAMEAARANALAIGLDLAEAGVSCDALPLLDVGTHDTHDVIGDRMLGRDPARVASLGRAVLDGLLDAGVQGIVKHIPGHGRATADSHKQLPTVTVDDGALERDIHPFRALRNAAVGMTAHIVFTAWDADRPATQSPTVIETIIRRRIGFDGLLLSDDIDMEALSGSIPERSAAAIAAGCDVVLNCWARMDDMAGIAEALPPMTERARERLAAAMAPTRVAAPFDRADARAAAIAKRDALLRAAGMAA; this is encoded by the coding sequence ATGACGCCTGCAATCTTTGCCCTTTCCGGCCTCGCGCTCACCGATGACGAGCGCGATTTCCTGCGCGAGGCGGACCCCGCCGGCTATATTCTGTTCGGGCGCAATTGCGAAAGCCCGGCGCAGATGCGCGCCTTGACCGACGCGCTGCGCAGCCTGCACGGGCGCGACGATCTCTTCATCACCATCGATCAGGAAGGTGGACGCGTCGCGCGGATGAAGCCGCCGGTCTGGCCGGCCTATCCCGCGGGGGCCGTGTTCGACAGGCTTTACGACATTGCGCCGATGTCCGCGATGGAGGCGGCGCGCGCAAACGCGCTGGCCATCGGGCTAGACCTCGCCGAGGCGGGGGTTTCCTGCGATGCGCTCCCGCTTCTCGACGTCGGTACGCACGACACCCACGATGTCATTGGCGACCGCATGCTGGGCCGCGATCCGGCGCGCGTTGCCTCGCTTGGCCGCGCGGTGCTCGACGGATTGCTCGATGCCGGCGTGCAGGGCATCGTGAAGCACATTCCCGGCCACGGGCGCGCCACCGCCGACAGTCACAAGCAATTGCCCACCGTGACCGTGGACGATGGCGCGCTGGAACGCGATATTCATCCGTTTCGCGCGCTTCGCAACGCGGCGGTCGGCATGACGGCGCATATCGTGTTTACCGCATGGGACGCGGATCGCCCCGCGACGCAATCGCCGACCGTGATCGAGACTATAATCCGGCGGCGCATCGGTTTCGACGGGCTGCTGCTGTCCGACGATATTGATATGGAGGCGCTTTCGGGCAGCATCCCCGAACGATCCGCCGCCGCGATTGCCGCCGGGTGCGATGTCGTGCTCAATTGCTGGGCCCGGATGGACGACATGGCGGGCATTGCCGAAGCCTTGCCGCCGATGACCGAGCGGGCGCGCGAACGGCTGGCCGCGGCGATGGCGCCGACCCGCGTCGCGGCGCCGTTCGACCGCGCGGACGCGCGCGCCGCCGCGATCGCGAAACGCGATGCATTGCTGCGCGCGGCCGGCATGGCGGCGTGA
- a CDS encoding threonine ammonia-lyase has protein sequence MADLQNASKAGGTTAADQAPFTAADVRAAAARISGQIVRTPTMHSKTLSDITGANIWLKFENQQFTAAYKERGALNALLLMEDDARSRGVIAASAGNHAQGLSYHGTRLGVPVTIVMPRTTPTVKVMQTEAVGGNVVLEGETYDEAYAHARQLEQDMGLTFVHPFDDPRVAAGQGTVALEMLEDAPEIDTLCVPIGGGGLISGMSTLAREVKPDIAIYGVQAALYPSMYAKVKGKSMECGGDTLAEGIAVRDPGKMTSKVVARNVDDIVLVDEPQLESATALLLQIEKTVVEGAGAAGLAAVRANPELFRGRNIGIVLCGGNIDTRLLANVLLRDLARSGRLARLRLTLQDRPGALFKVMRAFDAHNVNIIEIYHQRIFTTLPAKGLITDIECEARDRAQIDALVSQLQGEGYVVSEVELA, from the coding sequence ATGGCAGATCTTCAGAACGCATCGAAGGCCGGCGGCACGACCGCTGCCGACCAGGCCCCGTTTACCGCCGCGGATGTCCGCGCCGCCGCCGCCCGTATCAGCGGGCAGATCGTGCGCACGCCGACGATGCACAGCAAGACGCTCTCCGACATTACCGGCGCCAATATCTGGCTCAAGTTCGAGAATCAGCAGTTCACCGCCGCCTACAAGGAACGCGGCGCGCTTAATGCCTTGCTGCTCATGGAGGACGATGCCCGGTCGCGCGGCGTCATCGCCGCATCGGCGGGCAACCATGCACAGGGGTTGAGCTATCACGGCACGCGGCTCGGCGTGCCGGTCACGATCGTCATGCCGCGCACCACCCCCACGGTGAAGGTGATGCAGACCGAGGCCGTGGGCGGCAATGTCGTGCTCGAAGGGGAAACCTATGACGAGGCCTATGCCCATGCGCGGCAGCTCGAACAGGATATGGGGCTGACTTTCGTCCACCCGTTCGACGATCCGCGGGTGGCCGCGGGGCAGGGGACGGTCGCGCTCGAAATGCTGGAGGATGCGCCCGAGATCGACACGCTCTGCGTGCCCATCGGCGGCGGCGGGCTGATTTCCGGGATGTCCACCCTTGCGCGGGAGGTGAAGCCCGACATCGCCATCTACGGGGTGCAGGCGGCGCTCTACCCCTCCATGTATGCGAAGGTGAAGGGCAAGAGCATGGAATGCGGCGGCGACACGCTCGCCGAAGGGATCGCGGTGCGCGACCCGGGCAAGATGACGTCCAAGGTGGTCGCCCGCAATGTCGACGATATCGTGCTGGTCGACGAGCCGCAGCTCGAATCGGCGACTGCACTCTTGTTGCAGATCGAAAAGACGGTGGTTGAGGGCGCCGGTGCCGCCGGCCTCGCCGCGGTGCGCGCGAACCCTGAATTATTCCGCGGGCGCAATATCGGCATCGTGCTGTGCGGCGGAAATATCGACACCCGGCTGCTCGCCAATGTGTTGCTGCGCGATCTGGCGCGGTCGGGACGGCTGGCGCGGCTCCGCCTCACGCTGCAGGACCGGCCGGGCGCCTTGTTCAAGGTGATGCGCGCCTTCGATGCGCATAATGTGAACATCATCGAGATCTATCACCAGCGCATCTTCACCACCCTGCCTGCCAAGGGGCTGATCACCGATATCGAGTGCGAGGCCCGCGACCGCGCGCAGATCGACGCGCTCGTTTCGCAGCTTCAGGGCGAAGGCTATGTGGTGAGCGAGGTCGAACTCGCCTGA
- a CDS encoding arginyltransferase: protein MTAPVKFPRFFVTAPAPCPYLPDRQERKVFTEIDGPDAEALNDALGRIGFRRSQNVAYRPNCATCSACVSVRVVASEFRASGTQKRTMKANGDLIATATRPWSTVEQYDLLQKYLSVRHPDGGMSAMDEMDYADMVEQTPVTSYVIEYREPGEDGTPGRLVGACLTDRQDDGLSMIYSFYDPHHPTRTGLGNYIILDHIRRAGQSDLPYVYLGYWIEGSPRMQYKVRYRPLERLGRQGWERFDADRQSALIAEASAPRRGGDGTHGGNKDGMPGGQRQYAAAKS from the coding sequence ATGACTGCGCCGGTAAAATTTCCCCGTTTCTTCGTGACCGCTCCGGCGCCGTGCCCCTATCTGCCGGATCGCCAGGAGCGCAAGGTCTTCACCGAGATCGACGGGCCGGATGCCGAAGCGTTGAACGATGCCCTTGGCCGGATCGGGTTCCGCCGCAGCCAGAACGTCGCCTATCGCCCCAATTGCGCGACCTGTTCGGCGTGCGTGTCGGTGCGCGTCGTGGCGAGCGAATTTCGCGCCTCCGGCACGCAGAAGCGCACGATGAAGGCCAATGGCGACCTGATCGCGACGGCGACCCGGCCCTGGTCCACGGTCGAGCAATATGATCTGTTGCAAAAATACCTGTCGGTGCGCCATCCCGATGGCGGCATGTCCGCCATGGACGAGATGGATTACGCCGACATGGTGGAACAGACGCCCGTGACCAGCTATGTCATCGAATATCGCGAGCCGGGCGAGGATGGGACGCCGGGCCGTCTGGTCGGGGCCTGCCTGACCGACCGTCAGGACGATGGCCTGTCCATGATCTATTCATTCTACGACCCGCACCATCCCACGCGGACCGGACTTGGCAATTATATCATTCTCGATCATATCCGGCGCGCAGGCCAATCCGACCTTCCCTATGTCTATCTGGGCTATTGGATCGAGGGTTCGCCGCGCATGCAATACAAGGTCCGCTATCGGCCCCTCGAACGGCTGGGCCGGCAGGGGTGGGAACGTTTCGATGCCGATCGTCAGAGCGCTCTCATTGCCGAGGCTTCGGCGCCCCGACGCGGCGGTGACGGCACCCATGGCGGCAACAAGGACGGCATGCCCGGCGGCCAGCGGCAATACGCGGCGGCCAAGAGCTGA
- a CDS encoding SPOR domain-containing protein translates to MAAKDRADDGRLALGEPDTHLPWLEPAGEDRDEGVDWPRVRTFAGVLAAVLLVLALVFWFASDRMATPPQADGSIIAAPDTPYKIRPDDPGGLRFRGTGDTAYLVGEGVEQRGTLARRDAAPAEGDTSAPAGVPVQIGAFSSEDDAQAGWQRLIARYEPLRAHGHRVVEGRADIGTVYRLQALAPARGPAHALCRDLRRNGIECQVK, encoded by the coding sequence ATGGCGGCGAAGGACCGGGCGGATGACGGGCGGCTGGCATTGGGTGAGCCGGACACGCATCTGCCGTGGCTGGAACCCGCCGGAGAGGACCGGGACGAGGGTGTGGACTGGCCCCGTGTGCGGACCTTCGCGGGGGTGCTGGCCGCGGTGCTTCTCGTGCTCGCGCTCGTCTTCTGGTTCGCGTCGGACCGCATGGCGACCCCGCCGCAAGCCGACGGTTCGATCATCGCGGCGCCCGATACGCCGTACAAGATCCGCCCCGACGATCCGGGCGGACTGCGCTTTCGCGGGACGGGCGACACCGCCTATCTCGTCGGCGAAGGGGTCGAGCAGCGCGGCACGCTGGCGCGCAGGGACGCGGCACCGGCCGAGGGCGACACATCGGCACCCGCCGGCGTCCCGGTGCAGATCGGCGCCTTTTCGAGCGAGGACGACGCGCAGGCAGGGTGGCAGCGCTTGATCGCGCGTTACGAACCGCTGCGCGCGCATGGCCACCGGGTCGTCGAAGGGCGGGCCGACATCGGCACCGTCTACAGGCTTCAGGCGCTGGCCCCTGCGCGCGGGCCGGCCCATGCGCTGTGCCGCGATCTGCGCCGCAACGGGATCGAGTGCCAGGTGAAATAG
- the tatC gene encoding twin-arginine translocase subunit TatC — translation MVYRIPDIDESEQPLLDHLIELRNRLIRCLLALGIAFAICLPFADTIFGWLVRPLTQAFPAGEGRLIYTQLYEAFFVELKVALFAAFCLSFPIIANQLWAFVAPGLYAREKRAFLPFLFATPILFAAGASLAYFVVMPTAFRWFIGFSGETGGMQMEALPGTGDYLSLVMQFILAFGICFLLPVLLLLLNRAGLVTRAQLVKARRYVIVGIVTLAAIVTPPDPGSQLVLALPLYLLFECSMLIMRWSERKRVREAETPAAAEVEKEA, via the coding sequence ATGGTCTATCGCATTCCCGACATCGACGAGAGCGAGCAGCCGCTGCTCGACCATCTCATCGAATTGCGCAACCGGCTGATCCGGTGCCTGCTGGCGCTCGGCATCGCCTTTGCGATTTGCCTGCCCTTTGCCGACACGATCTTCGGCTGGCTCGTCCGCCCGTTGACGCAGGCGTTCCCGGCGGGCGAGGGGCGGCTCATCTATACGCAGCTTTACGAGGCGTTCTTCGTCGAATTGAAGGTGGCGTTGTTTGCGGCGTTCTGCCTGTCGTTCCCGATCATCGCGAATCAGCTCTGGGCCTTTGTCGCGCCGGGGCTTTACGCGCGGGAAAAGCGGGCGTTCCTGCCGTTCCTCTTCGCGACGCCGATCCTGTTCGCGGCGGGGGCGTCGCTTGCCTATTTCGTGGTGATGCCGACCGCGTTTCGCTGGTTCATCGGCTTTTCGGGCGAAACCGGCGGGATGCAGATGGAAGCATTGCCCGGCACCGGGGATTATCTGTCGCTGGTGATGCAGTTCATCCTGGCGTTCGGGATCTGTTTCCTGTTGCCGGTGTTGCTGCTCCTGCTGAACCGGGCGGGGCTGGTGACGCGGGCGCAGCTGGTGAAGGCGCGGCGCTATGTCATCGTCGGGATCGTGACGCTGGCGGCGATCGTAACGCCGCCCGACCCGGGCTCTCAGCTTGTGCTGGCCCTGCCGCTCTATCTCCTGTTCGAATGCTCGATGCTGATCATGCGGTGGAGCGAGCGCAAGCGCGTACGCGAGGCCGAAACCCCCGCCGCCGCCGAGGTGGAAAAGGAAGCCTGA
- a CDS encoding autotransporter assembly complex family protein has protein sequence MAATRTACPAASGNTRRPRAESRRVALLGGAAMLWASALWAPSGARAQESDPELEALIPDGAVADAEGWATGADAESAVDDVVDTPIDESGYTLAWPDDERLAVEIEPVAPDPALAELLDPSGPEIAADLRSADMESDFAGRESDLVRTALSDRITLAFPETFARFGQFDNFTTRFLALSTLETLADDDDTLAQVVNRARADQDVLARLLTVYGFYDADIRRELAGRGGAEAVGTDGADAPSPAGEGSDARFRFVLEPGPRYRLMAIDLGALDATGADSAMLRRSFAVEAGDPIDLDAITFERIDLQYALTQNGYPFAEVAEPQLTIDHAVDGGTLSMPVAPGGKYRFGTVTSTDPDFLSGRHLAQIARFKAGETYRGSDVEDLREAILQTGLASTLTVRPRAVVPPADGEPGVADIDVDITPAPLRTIAGAIGYGTGQGFRLAASWEHRNFFPPEGMLRLRGIAGTQEQLIGATVRRNNFTGRDRVLTLDLFANTIDRDAYEARTISAIARYERLSTLIFQKRFVWAAGLELVASQEREGALDGNLGPRETYFVAAAPGRIGFDESDDLLDPRRGWRASLLLSPEFSRNNSTGSQGFYARAILDGSFYQPLTDRIVGAGRVRFGTITGLGLSDIAPSRRLYAGGGGSVRGYGYQQIGPKDTIGDPTGGRSLTEFALEARVRTGLFDGALSVVPFIDAGAVDTTTTPRLSDLQFGAGVGIRYHTNFGPLRVDLATPINPRPGDGPVAVYVSLGQAF, from the coding sequence ATGGCGGCAACAAGGACGGCATGCCCGGCGGCCAGCGGCAATACGCGGCGGCCAAGAGCTGAATCCCGTCGTGTCGCCCTGCTGGGCGGGGCGGCGATGCTGTGGGCGTCGGCGCTCTGGGCGCCGTCCGGCGCACGGGCGCAGGAATCCGATCCGGAGCTGGAAGCGCTGATCCCCGATGGCGCGGTCGCCGATGCCGAGGGGTGGGCCACGGGTGCCGATGCCGAAAGCGCGGTAGACGACGTCGTCGACACCCCGATCGACGAGAGCGGCTATACGCTCGCATGGCCGGATGACGAACGGCTGGCGGTCGAGATCGAACCGGTCGCGCCCGATCCCGCGCTTGCCGAATTGCTGGACCCGTCCGGCCCGGAGATCGCCGCCGACCTGCGCAGCGCCGACATGGAAAGCGATTTTGCCGGGCGGGAAAGCGATCTGGTGCGGACGGCCCTGTCCGACCGGATCACGCTCGCTTTTCCCGAAACCTTTGCGCGGTTCGGACAGTTCGACAATTTTACGACGCGGTTTCTGGCCCTGTCGACGCTGGAAACGCTCGCCGACGATGACGATACGCTGGCGCAGGTGGTCAATCGTGCGCGCGCGGATCAGGATGTGCTGGCGCGGCTGCTCACCGTGTACGGATTTTACGATGCCGATATCCGGCGCGAGCTTGCCGGACGGGGCGGAGCGGAGGCTGTTGGGACAGACGGGGCCGATGCGCCTTCGCCGGCGGGGGAAGGGTCCGATGCGCGGTTCCGCTTCGTGCTGGAGCCGGGGCCGCGTTACCGGCTGATGGCGATCGATCTCGGCGCGCTCGACGCGACCGGCGCGGATAGCGCGATGCTGCGTCGCAGCTTTGCGGTGGAGGCGGGCGACCCCATCGATCTCGACGCGATCACCTTCGAGCGGATCGACCTTCAATATGCGCTGACGCAAAATGGCTATCCCTTTGCCGAGGTGGCCGAGCCGCAGCTGACCATCGACCACGCGGTGGATGGCGGAACGCTGTCGATGCCGGTGGCGCCGGGCGGCAAATACCGGTTCGGCACGGTGACGAGCACGGATCCCGATTTCCTCTCGGGCCGGCATCTGGCGCAAATCGCCCGGTTCAAGGCCGGGGAAACCTACCGCGGCAGCGATGTGGAGGATCTGCGGGAGGCGATCCTGCAAACAGGGCTCGCCTCCACCTTGACCGTGCGTCCGCGCGCCGTCGTTCCGCCCGCGGATGGCGAGCCGGGAGTGGCCGACATCGATGTCGATATCACGCCCGCCCCGCTTCGCACGATTGCCGGGGCCATCGGTTACGGCACCGGGCAGGGATTCCGGCTCGCGGCGAGTTGGGAACATCGCAATTTCTTCCCACCCGAAGGCATGCTGCGCCTGCGCGGCATCGCGGGCACGCAGGAACAGCTCATCGGCGCGACGGTCCGCCGCAACAATTTCACCGGGCGCGACCGCGTTCTCACGCTCGACCTGTTTGCCAACACGATCGATCGCGACGCGTACGAGGCCCGCACGATTTCGGCCATCGCCCGTTACGAACGGCTTTCGACGCTGATCTTTCAGAAACGCTTCGTCTGGGCCGCCGGGCTCGAACTCGTCGCGTCGCAGGAACGCGAAGGCGCGCTCGACGGCAATCTCGGCCCGCGCGAAACCTATTTCGTCGCGGCGGCACCGGGGCGGATCGGTTTCGATGAAAGCGACGACCTGCTCGACCCGCGGCGCGGATGGCGTGCATCGCTGCTGCTCTCCCCGGAATTCAGCCGCAACAATTCGACAGGATCGCAAGGGTTCTATGCCCGGGCGATCCTCGACGGGAGTTTTTACCAGCCTCTCACCGACCGCATCGTCGGGGCGGGGCGGGTGCGTTTCGGCACGATCACGGGGCTGGGGCTGTCCGACATCGCGCCCTCGCGCCGGCTTTACGCGGGCGGCGGCGGATCGGTTCGCGGCTATGGCTATCAGCAGATCGGACCGAAGGATACGATCGGCGATCCGACGGGCGGCCGTTCGCTGACCGAATTCGCGCTGGAGGCACGGGTGCGCACCGGCTTGTTCGACGGCGCGCTTTCCGTCGTGCCGTTCATCGATGCGGGCGCGGTCGATACCACCACCACGCCGCGCTTGTCGGACCTGCAATTCGGCGCGGGCGTCGGCATACGGTATCACACGAATTTCGGGCCGCTGCGCGTCGATCTCGCCACGCCGATCAATCCGCGCCCGGGCGACGGCCCGGTGGCGGTCTATGTCTCGCTGGGTCAGGCGTTTTGA